A single genomic interval of Spirosoma linguale DSM 74 harbors:
- a CDS encoding transcriptional regulator, LacI family (PFAM: periplasmic binding protein/LacI transcriptional regulator; regulatory protein LacI~SMART: regulatory protein LacI~KEGG: dde:Dde_3654 LacI family transcription regulator) — translation MDTITIKDIARALNLSTSTVSRALRDSYEINPETKRLVTEYAERLNYRPNPIALSLKENRSRVIAVIVPQIANNFFSQVINGIEAIAYNRGYHVIIFQSHESYEREMLTIQQAVARKADGLLISLSSGTLDVTYLRELQDKKLPIVLFDRVSAQLTSPSVSADNFAGAFAATEHLLQSGRRRIAHLTMPAHISVTQERLAGYRAALEQYGIDYDENLVRYGWFGQDEVEPLVDELLTYTPDAFFAAGDRLTLGCLAALKNRNIAIPDDMSLIGFTNSTVADLLAPPLTTVEQPALDIGQIAAEQLINLIEGKQRDPQPNPIKIPTRLNIRASSK, via the coding sequence TTGGATACGATTACGATAAAAGATATTGCCCGTGCGTTAAATCTTTCGACCTCAACCGTTTCGAGGGCGTTGCGGGATAGCTATGAAATTAATCCCGAAACCAAACGGCTGGTCACCGAATACGCAGAGCGGCTCAACTACCGGCCCAACCCCATTGCGCTGAGTTTAAAGGAAAACCGAAGCCGGGTTATTGCGGTAATCGTCCCGCAGATTGCCAATAATTTTTTCTCGCAGGTGATCAACGGCATAGAGGCCATTGCTTACAACCGGGGGTACCACGTCATTATTTTTCAGAGTCACGAGTCGTATGAACGGGAGATGCTAACGATACAGCAGGCAGTGGCCCGCAAAGCCGATGGCCTGCTTATTTCGTTGTCGAGCGGCACGCTCGACGTAACTTACCTGCGAGAGTTACAGGATAAAAAACTGCCCATTGTTCTCTTTGACCGGGTATCGGCTCAACTGACCAGCCCCAGTGTATCGGCCGATAATTTTGCCGGTGCTTTTGCGGCTACCGAGCATTTACTGCAAAGCGGTCGCCGACGGATTGCCCATCTGACCATGCCCGCCCATATTTCAGTAACACAGGAACGGCTGGCCGGTTATCGGGCGGCTCTGGAACAGTATGGAATAGACTATGATGAGAACCTGGTGCGGTACGGCTGGTTTGGGCAGGATGAAGTAGAGCCGCTGGTCGACGAACTATTGACGTACACTCCCGATGCGTTTTTTGCGGCTGGCGACCGACTGACATTGGGCTGTCTGGCTGCGTTGAAGAACCGCAATATTGCCATTCCCGACGACATGTCACTGATCGGTTTCACGAACAGCACGGTTGCTGATCTGCTGGCTCCGCCCTTAACGACTGTCGAGCAACCGGCTCTTGATATTGGTCAGATTGCCGCCGAACAGTTAATCAATCTGATTGAAGGCAAACAGCGTGATCCGCAGCCCAACCCGATCAAAATTCCAACCCGGCTAAATATCCGGGCATCCTCGAAGTGA